A single genomic interval of Camelina sativa cultivar DH55 chromosome 11, Cs, whole genome shotgun sequence harbors:
- the LOC104728280 gene encoding protein RKD1-like, producing MNSFCKLEYDQVFGKEDHSFSFLNHSSLYSHQSDLANLFFGLEDDFPPSASSFLALPDYLPSASSVLALPNLDPISIVSLDADLLSGYSSVSWTEEESMLDFDLEKKSETISTKKRRCREECVSSCSVWKTLSKEIISLYFYKSITQAAKELNIGLTLLKKRCRELGIQRWPHRKLMSLLP from the exons ATGAACTCGTTTTGCAAATTGGAGTATGATCAAGTATTTGGCAAAGAAGATCACTCATTTTCATTTCTAAACCACTCATCActttactctcatcaaag CGACTTAGCGAATCTTTTCTTCGGCTTAGAAGATGACTTTCCTCCTTCTGCCTCAAGCTTTCTGGCTTTACCTGATTATCTTCCTTCTGCCTCAAGCGTTCTGGCTTTACCTAATCTTGATCCTATCTCCATCGTATCTCTTGACG CAGATTTACTTAGTGGGTACAGTTCTGTTTCATGGACCGAAGAAGAGTCGATGCTCGATTTTGATTTGGAGAAAAAGAGTGAAACCATCTCCACCAAAAAGAGGAGATGCAGAGAAGAATGTGTTTCTAGCTGTTCTGTTTGGAAGACATTGTCGAAAGAAATCATCTCATTGTACTTCTACAAGTCGATAACTCAAGCGGCTAAAGAACTTAACATTGGTTTAACTCTTTTGAAGAAGAGGTGTCGCGAATTGGGTATTCAACGCTGGCCTCATCGTAAGCTCATGAGCCTGCTCCCTTAG
- the LOC104728278 gene encoding uncharacterized protein LOC104728278, with product MSSPDLDDEFDDFFDEHFDNLFPDYLDDYGNDQQPTTSRWPRAFIERGCEEGNTCLWNDYFSENATYSEASFRLRFRMNKPLFKRIVDALSNEVPYFQQIRDATGRLGVYGLQKCTAAIRILAYGCVVDAVDEYLRLADSIAMLCLETFVEGIIYLFQDTYLRRPTSEDLQRLLSQGEARGFPGMIGSIDCMDWEWKNCLTAWKGQYSHGYGKPTIVLEAVASQDLWIWHAFFGPPGTLNDINVLDRSPDFDDILEGRALRVDYFVN from the coding sequence ATGTCATCTCCAGATTtagatgatgagtttgatgacTTTTTTGATGAACACTTTGATAATCTATTTCCAGATTACCTAGATGATTACGGCAATGATCAACAACCAACTACTTCAAGGTGGCCAAGAGCTTTTATTGAAAGAGGATGCGAGGAAGGGAATACTTGtttatggaatgattatttcagcgAAAATGCTACTTACTCTGAAGCTAGTTTCCGTCTTCGTTTTCGAATGAACAAGCCATTGTTCAAACGTATTGTTGATGCACTATCGAATGAAGTACCATATTTCCAACAAATAAGAGATGCTACGGGAAGGTTGGGTGTGTACGGATTACAAAAGTGTACAGCAGCCATTCGTATTTTGGCATATGGATGTGTAGTTGATGCGGTGGATGAATACCTCCGCCTCGCAGATAGCATTGCAATGCTATGCTTGGAAACTTTTGTGGAgggaattatatatttgtttcaggATACGTACCTAAGAAGACCTACATCAGAGGATCTCCAACGATTACTCAGTCAAGGAGAGGCACGcggatttcccgggatgataGGAAGCATTGATTGTATGGATTGGGAATGGAAGAATTGTCTAACAGCTTGGAAAGGACAGTATTCTCATGGATATGGAAAACCTACAATCGTTTTAGAGGCTGTGGCGTCGCAAGATCTCTGGATTTGGCATGCATTTTTTGGTCCTCCAGGTActttaaatgatatcaatgttcttgaCCGTTCACCAGATTTTGATGACATATTAGAAGGTCGAGCTCTGAGAGTAGATTACTTTGTCAATTGA